A genomic segment from Streptomyces sp. NBC_00654 encodes:
- a CDS encoding cytochrome P450: MNEITPKGGARRTSGVRVRDLRLIPPAPHAWPLIGHLVSLARDPLAFLKSLPAHGPLVRVHMGPVPLVVICDPELTRQALVDDRLFDKGGPVFDRFRDVLGDGLSSCPHHAHRRLRRLTQPAFHPDRLPGYARTMTACVEEVTGSWTPGRTLAVPTEMMSISSRVTAATLFSNSLPAAEFGQLIDDVRTIAGGLFRRMLLAPPLDRLPTPDNRAHQRAHTRLRHTCDRIIADRRADGTDHGDLLSALVTARDLEDGGRGMTDAEISDTILTVFLAGTETTASTLAWALDLLARHPAIEQRLHSELDTVLRGAPASHADLPRLELTGRIITETLRLYPSAWFLTRTVTHDTHLGGHPLPTGTNLAYSPYLIHHRPDLHTDPETFDPDRWDPERPQPPRHAFIPFATGARKCIGDTFAMAEATLALADITARWSLKHLPGHHRTRPVLGASFGPGRLRMQATPR, from the coding sequence GTGAACGAGATCACCCCGAAGGGCGGGGCCAGGAGGACATCGGGAGTACGGGTGAGAGATCTACGGCTGATCCCCCCGGCCCCCCACGCGTGGCCTCTGATAGGCCACCTGGTGTCCTTGGCACGGGACCCGTTGGCCTTCCTGAAATCGCTGCCCGCCCACGGACCATTGGTCCGCGTCCACATGGGTCCAGTCCCACTGGTCGTGATCTGTGATCCGGAGCTGACCCGTCAGGCCCTGGTGGACGACCGTCTCTTCGACAAGGGCGGACCGGTGTTCGACCGCTTCCGTGACGTTCTCGGTGACGGTCTCAGCAGTTGCCCGCACCATGCCCACCGTCGGCTGCGCCGACTGACCCAGCCCGCCTTCCATCCTGACCGTCTTCCCGGCTACGCACGAACCATGACCGCCTGCGTCGAGGAGGTGACCGGCTCCTGGACGCCGGGACGAACCCTGGCCGTGCCCACCGAGATGATGTCGATCAGCTCCCGAGTCACGGCCGCCACTCTGTTCTCCAACTCCCTGCCCGCAGCCGAGTTCGGACAGCTCATCGACGACGTCAGGACGATCGCGGGCGGGCTCTTCCGGCGCATGCTCCTGGCGCCGCCACTGGACCGGCTCCCCACTCCGGACAACCGTGCCCATCAGCGCGCACATACCCGCCTGCGTCACACCTGCGACCGGATCATCGCCGATCGGCGTGCCGACGGCACCGACCACGGCGACCTGCTCTCGGCCCTGGTCACAGCCCGCGATCTTGAGGACGGCGGCCGCGGCATGACGGATGCGGAGATCAGCGACACGATCCTCACCGTCTTCCTGGCCGGGACGGAGACGACGGCCAGCACCCTCGCCTGGGCATTGGACCTGCTGGCCCGCCACCCCGCGATCGAACAGCGGCTGCACAGCGAGCTCGACACCGTCCTGCGCGGAGCCCCGGCCTCCCATGCGGATCTGCCCCGCCTGGAGCTGACCGGACGCATCATCACCGAAACTCTCCGTCTGTACCCCTCGGCCTGGTTCCTCACCCGCACGGTCACCCATGACACTCACCTCGGCGGGCACCCACTCCCCACCGGCACCAACCTCGCCTACAGCCCCTACCTCATCCACCACCGCCCCGATCTCCACACCGATCCCGAAACCTTCGACCCCGACCGCTGGGACCCCGAGCGCCCCCAGCCACCCCGACACGCCTTCATCCCCTTCGCCACCGGCGCCCGCAAGTGCATCGGTGACACCTTCGCGATGGCCGAGGCCACCCTCGCCCTCGCCGACATCACCGCCCGCTGGAGCCTGAAACACCTGCCCGGCCATCACCGGACCCGCCCTGTCCTGGGAGCGTCGTTCGGACCGGGAAGGCTTCGGATGCAGGCAACTCCTCGGTAG
- a CDS encoding MFS transporter has protein sequence MNGAGRTTAISLWRDLRFRRFWAGNAVSQFGDRITELALPLIAVSALNASANQVAWLTALIWVPNLLAIFLGAWVDHRARKRRLMIIADLVRAAVLLSVPAAYVWGAVTLGQLYAVALFTGAAGVLFNTAYPPFFVGLVPRASYVEANSKLSASRSASYVAGPAIGGALIQILTAPVTLVVDALTFLASAVLIGRVSVDEPPIAADTTAPSLLRRAREGLALVVRHPVLRASLGCAATVNFFTFLAGSGLTVLFASRNLGLSAGVIGTALGIGATGSVLGALVAPKVSRQFGVGRSIVVGAVLFPAPIAIAAAAGGPLWLRAGALAASQFLSGFGVMLFDVNLNALQTTVIPDGLRSRVAGAYSTINYGVRPVGAVVGGLLATMAGLRATLVIAAVGGALSLLWLLPSPIPRIRSLTPDRTAVG, from the coding sequence GTGAACGGCGCGGGACGGACCACTGCGATATCGCTGTGGCGTGATCTACGGTTCCGCCGCTTCTGGGCCGGAAACGCGGTTTCACAGTTCGGCGACCGGATCACCGAACTGGCCCTGCCCCTGATCGCTGTCAGCGCCCTGAACGCATCGGCCAATCAGGTTGCTTGGTTGACCGCACTCATCTGGGTCCCGAACCTACTGGCAATCTTCCTGGGGGCCTGGGTCGACCACCGCGCTCGCAAACGCCGTCTGATGATCATTGCCGACCTGGTACGCGCCGCGGTACTGCTCAGCGTCCCGGCAGCCTATGTGTGGGGAGCAGTGACGCTCGGTCAGCTGTACGCCGTGGCGTTGTTCACGGGCGCTGCCGGAGTTCTGTTCAACACCGCCTATCCCCCGTTCTTCGTGGGCCTCGTGCCGCGCGCGTCGTACGTGGAGGCGAACAGCAAACTCAGCGCCAGCCGATCCGCCTCGTATGTCGCCGGCCCGGCCATCGGCGGCGCTCTGATCCAGATACTCACCGCTCCCGTCACCCTCGTCGTCGATGCCTTGACCTTCCTGGCATCGGCGGTCCTGATCGGCCGTGTCTCGGTCGACGAACCGCCGATAGCGGCCGACACGACGGCACCCTCGCTCTTGCGGCGCGCGAGGGAGGGACTGGCACTCGTCGTCCGTCATCCAGTACTGCGGGCCAGTCTGGGATGCGCGGCGACCGTCAACTTCTTCACGTTCCTCGCCGGCAGTGGGCTGACCGTGCTGTTTGCCAGCCGGAACCTCGGTCTGTCCGCAGGAGTCATCGGTACCGCGCTCGGGATTGGCGCGACGGGTTCCGTTCTGGGCGCCCTGGTCGCTCCGAAAGTCTCGCGACAGTTCGGTGTGGGGCGCAGCATCGTCGTGGGGGCGGTGCTCTTCCCCGCTCCGATCGCCATCGCCGCTGCGGCGGGCGGTCCGCTCTGGCTCCGCGCCGGGGCCCTCGCCGCGTCCCAGTTCCTGTCCGGCTTCGGTGTCATGCTGTTCGACGTCAACCTCAACGCCCTGCAGACCACGGTGATCCCCGACGGCCTGCGCAGTCGCGTAGCCGGCGCGTACAGCACGATCAATTACGGGGTACGGCCCGTCGGCGCCGTCGTGGGCGGCCTTCTGGCCACCATGGCCGGATTGCGGGCCACCCTCGTCATCGCCGCCGTTGGCGGAGCCCTGTCGCTGCTTTGGCTGCTGCCCTCACCCATACCTCGTATCCGCTCTCTGACACCGGACAGAACCGCGGTTGGTTGA
- a CDS encoding GNAT family N-acetyltransferase, which yields MTVEITEYSDTHRDALHALFTAEDYRDQAERLKLGQHLYEKRYVAVGHDVVLGFVEGTFLDGSDFEPGLFPAPRARVVTLLVSSAARRHRIGSTLLHRFATDALDAGRDALVLFPDPHDPAGRLSFFRRCGFEKLPSNEMLGAHLRTVLANTVRAVPC from the coding sequence ATGACCGTAGAGATCACCGAGTACAGCGACACCCACCGCGATGCGCTGCACGCCCTGTTCACCGCTGAGGACTACCGTGATCAGGCGGAGAGGCTGAAGCTTGGTCAGCACCTGTACGAGAAGCGGTACGTAGCCGTAGGGCACGATGTAGTCCTCGGCTTCGTGGAGGGAACGTTTCTCGATGGGAGCGACTTCGAACCCGGACTCTTTCCGGCGCCTCGGGCAAGGGTCGTGACTCTCCTTGTTTCCTCGGCCGCACGGCGCCATCGGATAGGCAGCACACTGCTCCACCGGTTCGCCACTGACGCACTCGATGCTGGACGCGACGCGCTGGTGCTCTTCCCCGACCCGCATGACCCGGCCGGCCGGCTCTCGTTCTTCAGGCGATGCGGTTTCGAGAAGCTGCCGTCCAACGAGATGCTGGGGGCCCATCTGCGCACTGTCCTGGCGAACACCGTGCGCGCCGTCCCATGCTGA
- the cpt gene encoding chloramphenicol phosphotransferase CPT has product MTEVIVLNGGSSSGKSGIVRCLQAVLPDPWLALGTDTLVDAMPASMQTSDAGIEFAPDGQVIVGPEFRTLEAAWIEGVAAMARAGARVIVDEVFLGGSDSQKRWQKALGELRVLWVGVRCDSAVAAGREVARGDRIIGMAASQADVVHRGIVYDLEVDTTHAESMHCARTIAAHVN; this is encoded by the coding sequence ATGACTGAGGTGATCGTTCTCAACGGTGGTTCCAGCTCGGGTAAGTCCGGGATCGTTCGGTGTCTGCAGGCAGTCCTGCCGGATCCATGGCTGGCCCTGGGGACAGACACACTGGTTGACGCGATGCCCGCGTCTATGCAGACATCGGATGCCGGGATCGAGTTCGCTCCGGACGGACAGGTGATCGTCGGGCCGGAGTTCCGGACGCTGGAAGCGGCGTGGATCGAGGGGGTCGCCGCGATGGCCCGTGCGGGTGCCCGGGTCATCGTGGATGAGGTCTTTCTCGGCGGATCGGACTCGCAGAAGCGATGGCAGAAGGCTCTGGGCGAGCTGCGGGTGCTGTGGGTCGGTGTCCGATGCGACAGTGCGGTTGCCGCGGGCCGTGAGGTCGCACGAGGTGATCGGATCATCGGCATGGCGGCGTCCCAGGCGGATGTGGTCCACCGGGGCATCGTCTATGACCTGGAGGTGGACACCACGCATGCCGAGTCGATGCACTGCGCACGGACCATCGCCGCACATGTCAACTGA
- a CDS encoding IS256 family transposase, with amino-acid sequence MDELAELAAGKVRDGGLRLMGEGGLLVELTRHLMQAAVEAEMDLHLAEEAGRTGGRGSRSGGNARNGHRSRKVMTEVGSVTVQVPRDRLGTFTSGLLPKYARRTGGLEEMVLSLTAKGLTSGEIVAHLAETYGMETSKETVSTITDKALDAMADWRTRPLDPVCPVLFVDCVNVKIRDGAVANRPIHVVLAVTCDGHREILGLWAGDGGEGAKYWQNVLAELQNRGVRDVLMLVRDGLKGLPEAVNTVFPQTVVQLCIVHLIRTTLKYISRADWDKAARDLRPVYTAANEDEDEALARLAEFGEKWQAKYPAAVRAWERSWSEVVPFLGFPPPIRKIISTTNAIESLNARYRRSVNACGHFPNETAALKRLYLTTLAPDPTGKGRKRWTSRWKEAMNAFDIAFDGRLSAERV; translated from the coding sequence ATGGACGAGCTGGCCGAGCTCGCCGCCGGCAAGGTCCGCGACGGCGGGCTCAGGCTGATGGGCGAGGGCGGCCTGCTGGTCGAGCTCACCCGGCACCTGATGCAGGCCGCCGTCGAGGCGGAGATGGACCTGCACCTGGCCGAGGAGGCCGGCCGCACCGGCGGCCGGGGCTCGCGCTCGGGCGGCAACGCCCGCAACGGCCACCGGAGCCGGAAGGTGATGACGGAGGTCGGCAGTGTGACGGTGCAGGTCCCCCGGGACCGGCTGGGCACCTTCACCTCCGGCCTGCTGCCGAAGTACGCGCGCCGCACCGGCGGCCTGGAGGAGATGGTCCTCTCGCTGACCGCGAAGGGGCTCACCTCCGGGGAGATCGTCGCGCATCTCGCCGAGACGTACGGCATGGAGACATCGAAGGAGACGGTCTCCACCATCACCGACAAGGCCCTGGACGCCATGGCCGACTGGCGCACGCGCCCGCTCGATCCGGTCTGTCCGGTCCTGTTCGTGGACTGCGTGAACGTGAAGATCAGAGACGGTGCGGTGGCGAACCGCCCCATCCACGTGGTCCTCGCGGTCACCTGCGACGGCCACCGCGAGATCCTCGGACTGTGGGCCGGGGATGGCGGCGAGGGCGCCAAATACTGGCAGAACGTCCTTGCCGAGCTGCAGAACCGCGGCGTGAGGGACGTGCTCATGCTCGTCCGCGACGGCCTGAAGGGCCTGCCCGAGGCGGTCAACACCGTCTTCCCGCAGACGGTGGTCCAGCTCTGCATCGTTCACCTCATCCGCACCACGCTGAAGTACATCTCGCGCGCCGACTGGGACAAGGCCGCCCGCGACCTGCGGCCCGTCTACACCGCCGCCAACGAGGACGAGGACGAGGCCCTCGCCCGGCTCGCCGAGTTCGGCGAGAAATGGCAGGCCAAGTACCCGGCCGCGGTCCGTGCCTGGGAAAGGTCCTGGAGCGAGGTGGTGCCCTTCCTGGGCTTCCCACCGCCGATCCGGAAGATCATCTCGACCACGAACGCGATCGAGAGTCTGAACGCGCGCTACCGGCGCTCGGTCAACGCCTGCGGGCATTTCCCGAACGAGACCGCTGCCCTCAAGCGTCTCTACCTCACCACCCTCGCCCCCGACCCGACCGGGAAGGGCCGCAAGCGGTGGACCAGCCGCTGGAAGGAGGCCATGAACGCGTTCGACATCGCCTTCGACGGCCGCCTCTCGGCCGAACGTGTGTGA
- a CDS encoding helix-turn-helix transcriptional regulator: MDSSNRLGDIEISDPQAMRALAHPVRLAILDRLTRHGPATATQLAPDVGATPSVTSWHLRHLAGFGLVRDSEPGSDRRQRRWEAAARGFRFRTPQDPADEAGRSAVRVLSQQMFLRYADLPSRWAAEVEPELDPAWQRLAGLANTRLVVSAEELAAIEDGIERVLAPYVTRDPAERPADGRGVQVMRYVLPEGAEEQTGQTP, encoded by the coding sequence ATGGACTCCAGTAATCGCCTGGGCGATATCGAGATCAGTGACCCGCAAGCGATGCGGGCGTTGGCGCATCCCGTGCGGCTGGCGATCCTTGACCGCTTGACGCGGCACGGGCCCGCCACCGCGACACAGCTCGCCCCCGATGTGGGAGCGACGCCGTCGGTGACCAGCTGGCATCTGCGGCACTTGGCCGGCTTCGGGCTGGTCCGCGACAGCGAGCCTGGCTCGGACCGCCGCCAGAGGAGGTGGGAGGCGGCGGCACGCGGTTTCCGGTTCCGGACTCCGCAGGATCCAGCTGATGAGGCGGGCCGGTCGGCCGTGCGGGTGCTGTCGCAGCAGATGTTCCTGCGCTACGCGGACCTGCCGAGCCGGTGGGCGGCAGAGGTGGAGCCCGAACTCGATCCGGCGTGGCAGAGGCTGGCAGGGCTGGCGAACACCCGCCTCGTCGTCTCCGCCGAGGAACTCGCCGCCATTGAGGACGGGATCGAGCGCGTCCTCGCGCCGTATGTCACTCGCGACCCGGCCGAGCGGCCGGCCGACGGCCGCGGCGTCCAGGTGATGCGCTACGTGCTGCCGGAAGGTGCCGAGGAGCAGACCGGGCAGACGCCGTGA
- a CDS encoding SMI1/KNR4 family protein, translated as MPPHDGADEQADWAAVRRAWGAGFPSDYIAFMSTYGAGGIDGALSILPPEASTRPADSPDFGGMAAETATMRHMWESEGGPAGVDSRPDSVIAWGVSCGADILGWLTVDHDPDKWPVVVWERHGRPHWKIYDFGMAEFLRRLFAKGFDECPLSDASLWGEPSPHFLHWREERRRWEAGIDPCTGEPDPYFGTYSA; from the coding sequence ATGCCGCCGCATGACGGGGCCGATGAGCAGGCGGACTGGGCTGCGGTCCGGCGGGCTTGGGGAGCGGGCTTTCCCTCCGACTACATCGCGTTCATGAGCACGTACGGAGCCGGCGGCATCGACGGCGCGCTGAGCATCCTGCCCCCTGAAGCGAGCACGCGGCCGGCCGACAGCCCAGACTTCGGGGGTATGGCGGCCGAGACGGCCACCATGCGTCATATGTGGGAGTCCGAAGGAGGACCGGCTGGGGTCGATTCCCGTCCTGATTCCGTCATCGCCTGGGGCGTCAGTTGCGGAGCCGACATCCTTGGCTGGCTCACCGTTGACCACGACCCCGACAAGTGGCCCGTTGTCGTATGGGAACGGCACGGCCGGCCCCACTGGAAGATCTACGACTTCGGAATGGCGGAGTTCCTTCGGCGCCTGTTCGCCAAGGGCTTCGACGAGTGCCCACTGAGCGATGCCTCCCTGTGGGGAGAGCCCTCTCCGCACTTCCTCCACTGGCGCGAGGAACGACGCCGGTGGGAGGCCGGCATTGACCCCTGTACAGGCGAACCCGACCCATACTTCGGTACGTATTCCGCCTGA